In one window of Oncorhynchus kisutch isolate 150728-3 linkage group LG16, Okis_V2, whole genome shotgun sequence DNA:
- the LOC109906196 gene encoding uncharacterized protein LOC109906196, which yields MEWSRRAIPVSGIFLLFLRVTVQIDNVALRGVAAQSSQFSDRNAHYAIDGNRNTNYGSCSHTAQDTNPWWRVDLLDVYNVTAVTITNRDACPERLDGAEIRIGNSLENNGINNPRCVVISHIPAGETNTFQCNEMDGRYVVVVIYVRKEYLTLCELEVYGTPAVNVALKGVASQSSLNGYGNAHNAIDGNRESNYDKRSCTHTEQETNPWWRVDLLDVTRVTAVSITNRGDGVPERLDGAEIRIGNSLENNGINNPRCDVISNIPAGKTYTFQCNAMEGRYVVVVIPGRSEWLTLCEVEVFATVKTPESSTEAPKSKRMVVRMKIQSDADLTNQAVGDQLLQQLHVELVKQGVSDFQLRWRTQPDGQIFHHEEEEKEGGSTQTGVCGTEGG from the exons ATGGAGTGGAGTAGGAGAGCTATCCCTGTCTCTG GGATTTTCCTACTCTTTCTGAGGGTCACGGTGCAAATAG aCAACGTGGCATTGAGAGGAGTGGCTGCTCAGTCATCACAGTTTTCGGATCGCAATGCTCATTATGCAATTGATGGGAACAGAAACACAAACTATGGATCCTGCTCCCATACTGCACAGGACACCAACCCCTGGTGGAGAGTGGACCTGCTGGATGTGTACAACGTGACAGCTGTCACCATCACCAACAGAGATGCATGTCCTGAGAGGCTTGATGGTGCTGAGATCCGTATCGGTAACTCACTGGAGAACAATGGCATCAACAACCCCAG atGTGTTGTCATCTCCCACATCCCAGCAGGAGAGACCAACACCTTCCAGTGTAATGAGATGGATGGTCGCTATGTTGTTGTGGTCATCTATGTCAGGAAGGAATATCTCACTCTGTGTGAGTTGGAAGTATATGGCACTCCTGCAG TAAATGTAGCATTGAAAGGAGTGGCCAGCCAGTCATCACTGAATGGGTATGGCAATGCTCACAATGCCATTGATGGGAACAGAGAATCAAACTATGACAAAAGATCctgcacacacactgaacagGAGACCAACCCCTGGTGGAGAGTGGACCTGCTGGATGTGACCAGAGTGACAGCTGTCAGCATCACCAACAGAGGAGATGGTGTTCCTGAGAGGCTTGATGGTGCTGAGATTCGTATCGGTAACTCACTGGAGAACAACGGCATCAACAACCCCAG ATGTGATGTCATCTCCAACATCCCAGCAGGAAAGACCTACACCTTCCAGTGTAATGCGATGGAGGGTCGCTATGTTGTTGTGGTCATCCCTGGCAGGTCGGAATGGCTCACACTTTGTGAGGTGGAAGTATTTGCCACTGTCAAAACTCCAGAGTCTTCCACAGAAG CCCCCAAGTCAAAGAGAATGGTGGTGAGGATGAAGATCCAATCAGATGCTGATCTGACAAACCAGGCAGTCGGTGACCAGCTACTACAGCAG CTGCATGTAGAGCTCGTGAAGCAGGGGGTGTCTGACTTTCAACTGCGCTGGAGGACTCAGCCAGATGGACAGATTTTCCACCatgaggaagaagagaaggagggtgGATCCACACAGACAG GTGTCTGTGGAACTGAAGGGGGCTAG